The proteins below come from a single Streptomyces sp. M92 genomic window:
- a CDS encoding sporulation protein: protein MVFKRLLGSLGVGAPTVDTVLDPAPVLPGGALSGQVHLKGGQADFDIEHITLDLVARVEAEHEEGESEGVVVFDRFTVGGGFRLAAEETRSVPFTVALPWETPVTELYGQPLGIVLGVRTELAVADARDRGDLDQLTVAPLPAQEAVLEALGQLGFGFKSADLEYGHIGGTGQQLPFYQEIELHPAPQYAHQVNEIELTFLANPAGLEVVLEADKRGGLSFSGHDALTRFTVGHHDTRDWTAEVDGWIRQLVEHRSASGHGASFSGHGHHGHAEHHHDDHRHSGPGVGTAIAAGAAGLAVGVVGGMVAAEVVDEVGDFFEGDDESED from the coding sequence ATGGTGTTCAAGCGACTTCTCGGCTCGCTCGGCGTGGGCGCCCCCACGGTCGACACGGTCCTCGACCCGGCTCCCGTCCTACCCGGCGGCGCGCTCAGCGGGCAGGTGCACCTCAAGGGCGGCCAGGCCGACTTCGACATCGAGCACATCACGCTCGACCTCGTGGCCCGGGTCGAGGCCGAGCACGAGGAAGGGGAGAGCGAGGGGGTCGTCGTGTTCGACCGGTTCACCGTCGGCGGCGGCTTCCGGCTGGCCGCCGAAGAGACACGCAGCGTCCCCTTCACCGTCGCGCTGCCCTGGGAGACACCCGTCACCGAGCTGTACGGGCAGCCTTTGGGCATCGTCCTCGGCGTGCGCACCGAGCTCGCCGTCGCCGATGCCAGGGACAGGGGCGACCTGGACCAGCTCACCGTCGCCCCGCTGCCGGCCCAGGAAGCGGTCCTGGAAGCCCTCGGACAGCTCGGCTTCGGCTTCAAGTCCGCCGACCTCGAATACGGACACATCGGCGGCACCGGGCAACAGCTCCCCTTCTACCAGGAAATCGAACTCCACCCCGCGCCCCAGTACGCGCACCAGGTCAACGAGATCGAGCTGACCTTCCTGGCCAACCCCGCAGGACTGGAGGTGGTCCTGGAAGCCGACAAGCGCGGCGGCCTCTCCTTCTCCGGCCACGACGCGCTCACCCGCTTCACCGTCGGCCACCACGACACCCGCGACTGGACGGCCGAAGTCGACGGCTGGATCCGTCAGCTCGTCGAGCACCGGTCCGCATCCGGGCACGGTGCGTCCTTCAGCGGCCACGGACACCATGGACACGCCGAGCATCACCACGACGACCACCGCCATTCCGGTCCGGGTGTGGGAACGGCGATCGCTGCCGGAGCCGCCGGCCTCGCGGTCGGTGTCGTCGGCGGCATGGTCGCCGCCGAAGTCGTCGACGAGGTGGGGGACTTCTTCGAGGGCGACGACGAGAGCGAGGACTGA
- a CDS encoding (2Fe-2S) ferredoxin domain-containing protein, with translation MPATPTGRTTDDTRAATAAAQVPCRIVVCRDCCCGSPKVTGVDHTAQTDRLRAAAPVRVSDCLDVCDQANVIVVLPSAEGRAAGARPVWLGLVNDPDATEDIAAWARAGGPGVAPPPDILDLYAIKPPRRRTAP, from the coding sequence ATGCCCGCAACGCCGACCGGACGAACGACAGACGACACGAGGGCCGCAACGGCCGCCGCCCAGGTGCCGTGCCGCATCGTTGTGTGCCGCGACTGCTGCTGCGGCAGCCCCAAAGTGACCGGCGTCGACCACACGGCCCAGACCGACCGCCTGCGCGCCGCGGCACCGGTGCGCGTCTCCGACTGCCTCGACGTCTGCGACCAGGCCAACGTCATCGTCGTACTGCCTTCCGCCGAAGGCCGTGCCGCCGGTGCCCGTCCCGTCTGGCTCGGACTGGTCAACGATCCGGACGCGACCGAGGACATCGCCGCGTGGGCACGCGCGGGCGGACCGGGGGTGGCACCCCCGCCGGACATCCTCGACCTGTACGCCATCAAGCCGCCGCGACGGCGCACGGCTCCCTGA
- a CDS encoding ferric reductase-like transmembrane domain-containing protein codes for MTSDARPVEGGAAPPPGRRQPPGDRVVLRGDLRSALPDAAAAVVVTALVFALLWARMESGASDTVAVMPFMDDAGTYWMYLLSQAFGWSGLLWAWGTVILGLLLSGRRPARLPVSRQVLERWHRTTSLTTTALMFAHALMFAAELVRYETKVDWAERLWVGFADSFVPGWYDSGTGRIAIPLGQGALYLAIPLGLLFYVRHRIGANTWRRLHRFVIVVYVLSVWHTLLYGTNVWYGEWPRTVLWLLQLPVAVLLLLRLMRPARRAERLGSPGRGGGAARSGWWLRAAGRAAAGAVVVGLVAVVASGRDGGRDRPTHPPATAPHSQETD; via the coding sequence ATGACATCAGACGCGAGGCCGGTCGAGGGCGGGGCGGCACCCCCGCCCGGACGGCGACAGCCTCCCGGCGACCGAGTCGTGCTCCGCGGCGACCTGCGGTCCGCCCTGCCCGACGCCGCCGCGGCGGTGGTGGTCACGGCGCTCGTGTTCGCCCTCCTGTGGGCGCGCATGGAGTCGGGTGCTTCGGACACGGTCGCGGTCATGCCGTTCATGGACGATGCCGGCACCTACTGGATGTACCTGCTCAGCCAGGCGTTCGGGTGGTCGGGGCTGCTGTGGGCCTGGGGCACGGTCATACTCGGCCTGCTGCTGTCGGGGCGGCGGCCCGCCCGACTGCCGGTCTCCCGGCAGGTGCTGGAGCGCTGGCACCGCACCACGAGTCTGACGACGACGGCGCTGATGTTCGCGCACGCGTTGATGTTCGCCGCGGAACTCGTACGCTACGAGACGAAGGTGGACTGGGCCGAGCGGCTGTGGGTGGGCTTCGCCGACAGTTTCGTGCCCGGCTGGTACGACTCCGGAACCGGCCGGATCGCCATCCCGCTCGGGCAGGGTGCCCTGTACCTGGCGATTCCTTTGGGGCTGCTGTTCTACGTCCGGCACCGCATCGGAGCGAACACCTGGAGGCGGCTGCACCGTTTCGTGATCGTCGTCTACGTGCTGAGCGTGTGGCACACACTGCTGTACGGAACCAACGTCTGGTACGGGGAGTGGCCGCGCACTGTCCTGTGGCTGCTGCAACTCCCGGTCGCGGTGCTGCTGTTGCTGCGTCTGATGAGGCCGGCCCGGCGGGCCGAACGGCTGGGCTCTCCCGGAAGGGGTGGAGGCGCGGCCCGGTCGGGGTGGTGGCTGCGGGCGGCAGGACGGGCCGCCGCCGGGGCCGTCGTCGTCGGGCTGGTCGCCGTGGTGGCGTCCGGCCGTGACGGTGGGCGAGACCGCCCGACCCATCCGCCCGCGACGGCCCCGCACTCCCAGGAGACGGACTGA
- a CDS encoding ArsR/SmtB family transcription factor — protein MLTVASDIEVLARFGRALADPIRCRVLLALRQAPAYPAELADALGVSRTRLSNHLTCLRDCGLVVTVPDGRRTRYELADERLGHALDDLRAAVVAVETDRACVDADEKGCC, from the coding sequence GTGCTGACTGTTGCCTCCGACATCGAGGTGCTGGCCCGCTTCGGCCGCGCGCTCGCCGATCCGATCCGCTGCCGCGTCCTGCTGGCCTTGCGCCAGGCACCGGCCTATCCGGCCGAGCTCGCCGACGCGCTCGGCGTCTCCCGGACCCGCCTGTCCAATCACCTGACCTGCCTGCGCGACTGCGGCCTCGTGGTCACCGTGCCCGATGGGCGCCGCACCCGCTACGAGCTCGCCGACGAACGCCTCGGCCACGCCTTGGACGACCTTCGGGCTGCCGTGGTGGCTGTCGAGACCGACCGCGCCTGCGTCGACGCCGACGAGAAGGGCTGCTGCTGA
- a CDS encoding cation transporter has translation MTAGISISLGPSQARREVLARRVRLLVAATIAYNVIEAIVAITAGTIASSSALIGFGLDSIIEVSSAAAVAWQFSARDHALREAREQTTLRIIAVSFFALAVYVTFDATRALVGTGEADRSIPGIVIAALSLAIMPFLSAAQRKAGRELGSASAVADSRQTLLCTYLSAVLLVGLVLNATLGWSWADPIAALAIAGIAVKEGRDAWRGKGCCAPTARPPLPVAPAADETDACGREPGCTCCS, from the coding sequence ATGACCGCCGGGATATCGATATCCCTGGGGCCGTCCCAGGCCCGCCGCGAAGTCCTCGCCAGGCGCGTACGCCTGCTGGTCGCCGCCACCATCGCCTACAACGTGATCGAAGCGATCGTCGCCATCACCGCCGGCACGATCGCCTCCTCCAGCGCCCTGATCGGCTTCGGTCTCGACTCGATCATCGAAGTCTCCTCCGCCGCCGCGGTCGCCTGGCAGTTCTCCGCCCGCGACCACGCCCTCCGCGAGGCGCGCGAGCAGACCACCCTGCGCATCATCGCGGTGTCCTTCTTCGCGCTCGCCGTCTACGTCACCTTCGACGCCACCCGGGCCCTCGTCGGCACCGGCGAGGCCGACCGTTCCATCCCCGGCATCGTCATCGCAGCCCTGTCCTTGGCGATCATGCCGTTCCTGTCCGCCGCCCAGCGCAAGGCCGGACGCGAACTCGGCTCCGCGTCCGCGGTCGCCGACTCCAGACAGACCCTCCTGTGTACGTACCTCTCCGCCGTGCTCCTGGTCGGCCTGGTCCTCAATGCCACCCTCGGCTGGTCCTGGGCAGATCCGATCGCCGCCCTCGCCATCGCCGGTATCGCCGTCAAGGAAGGCCGCGACGCCTGGCGGGGCAAGGGCTGCTGCGCCCCCACCGCCCGCCCTCCGCTTCCCGTCGCACCGGCCGCGGACGAGACAGACGCGTGCGGCCGCGAGCCGGGCTGCACCTGTTGCTCGTAG
- a CDS encoding LysR family transcriptional regulator, which yields MLDVRRLHLLRELHRRGTIAAVAEALTFTASAVSQQLSVLEREAGVPLLERSGRRVVLTPAGRTLVTHADAVLERLELAVSELAGAREGIGGPLRIGTFPSGGPAIVPATLAELAQRHPALEPMVQEIDSARVSDGLRAGELDVALVHDYDFVPASPDTTVDQVPLLEEPMYLATGATTGTDTDPASGAAARGDTLAELLGPWAAAPWITARDGTTGHVMAVRACQAAGFQPRIRHQVNDFRTVLALAAIGQGAGFVPEMATAHAPAEVVLTRLPLFRRSKVAFRAGGGTHPATAAFVAAARTAVGATGHASSLIAPGS from the coding sequence ATGCTTGATGTCCGACGTCTCCACCTGCTGCGCGAACTGCACCGACGTGGCACCATCGCGGCCGTGGCCGAGGCGCTGACTTTCACCGCCTCGGCTGTCTCCCAGCAGTTGAGCGTGCTTGAGCGGGAGGCGGGCGTACCCCTGCTGGAACGAAGTGGCAGACGGGTGGTGCTCACCCCTGCGGGCCGCACCCTCGTCACCCACGCCGACGCCGTCCTCGAACGCCTCGAGCTGGCGGTCTCCGAGCTGGCCGGGGCACGCGAGGGCATCGGCGGCCCGCTGCGGATCGGGACGTTTCCGTCCGGTGGCCCCGCGATCGTGCCCGCCACGCTGGCCGAACTGGCCCAGCGGCACCCCGCGCTGGAACCGATGGTCCAGGAGATCGACTCGGCACGGGTCTCCGACGGCCTGCGCGCCGGCGAACTCGACGTGGCCCTCGTCCACGACTACGACTTCGTGCCCGCGTCCCCGGACACCACGGTCGACCAGGTGCCTCTGCTGGAGGAGCCGATGTATCTGGCCACGGGAGCCACCACCGGCACCGACACTGATCCCGCGAGTGGTGCGGCCGCCCGAGGTGACACGCTGGCGGAACTGCTCGGGCCGTGGGCAGCGGCACCATGGATCACCGCCCGGGACGGCACGACCGGCCACGTGATGGCTGTACGCGCCTGTCAGGCGGCCGGCTTCCAGCCGCGCATCCGCCATCAGGTCAACGACTTCCGTACGGTTCTGGCACTGGCCGCCATCGGGCAAGGCGCCGGATTCGTACCGGAGATGGCCACCGCACACGCCCCCGCGGAGGTGGTCCTGACCCGGCTGCCGCTCTTCCGCCGCTCGAAGGTCGCATTCCGCGCGGGAGGCGGCACCCACCCGGCGACCGCAGCGTTCGTGGCGGCGGCGCGAACAGCGGTGGGCGCCACGGGCCATGCCTCCTCGTTGATCGCTCCGGGGAGTTGA
- a CDS encoding dihydrodipicolinate synthase family protein, with protein sequence MKRAANLTGLFVPLVTPFTDSLRLAPDALARLADEALSAGGARGLVALGTTAEAATLTTEERRTVIRICSAACRAYGAPLIVGVGTNDTAAAITALRELAQSGDVAAALVPSPPYTRPGEAGTLAHFGALAEHGGLPLVVYDIPYRTGQHLGTGTLNALRRLPQVVGVKYATGAIDAAAMELLGSPTPGFTVLGGDDAVISPLLAAGAHGGILASANVRTTDYAELFSLWQRGAAGPARRLGAELARLSAALFAEPNPTVLKGVLHAQGRIPSPAVRLPLLAASAGSVRRAVDLAVARAQETAA encoded by the coding sequence ATGAAGCGTGCAGCGAACCTCACCGGTCTGTTTGTCCCCTTGGTGACCCCGTTCACCGACAGCCTGCGCCTCGCCCCGGACGCGCTCGCCCGCCTCGCCGACGAGGCGCTGTCGGCCGGCGGCGCTCGCGGACTTGTTGCCCTGGGCACCACCGCGGAGGCGGCAACGCTGACCACCGAGGAGAGGCGGACCGTGATCCGTATCTGCTCGGCCGCCTGCCGGGCGTACGGAGCTCCGCTGATCGTCGGCGTCGGCACGAACGACACCGCCGCCGCCATCACGGCACTGCGGGAGCTCGCCCAGAGCGGTGACGTCGCCGCCGCGCTTGTTCCATCGCCGCCCTACACCCGGCCCGGCGAGGCGGGAACACTGGCGCACTTCGGGGCACTCGCCGAACACGGGGGTCTGCCACTGGTCGTCTACGACATTCCGTACCGCACCGGTCAGCACCTCGGCACCGGCACGCTCAACGCGCTCAGGCGCCTGCCGCAGGTCGTCGGGGTCAAGTACGCGACCGGTGCGATCGACGCAGCCGCGATGGAGCTGCTCGGCTCGCCGACTCCGGGCTTCACGGTGCTCGGCGGCGACGACGCCGTCATCTCGCCGCTGCTCGCGGCGGGCGCCCACGGGGGCATCCTCGCGTCGGCCAATGTCCGCACCACTGACTACGCCGAGCTCTTCTCGCTGTGGCAGCGTGGCGCCGCCGGGCCGGCCCGCAGACTGGGAGCCGAGCTGGCCCGGCTGTCCGCCGCGCTCTTCGCCGAGCCGAACCCGACCGTGCTCAAAGGGGTGTTGCACGCCCAGGGCCGCATCCCCAGCCCGGCCGTCCGGCTGCCACTGCTGGCCGCCTCCGCCGGTTCGGTGCGGCGAGCGGTGGACCTGGCCGTCGCCAGGGCCCAGGAGACGGCGGCCTGA
- a CDS encoding CU044_5270 family protein: MNDELELLREWDADAAPLTGPARDRARHQLLNAIAHADRRTGRGTGPGRRHVLRLAAAAVVATAVTGTAVLIGTSGSGEGGTPGTGSPRVENAAATVLNGAAAWEREQEKQPAAPRDDQFIYSKRIIKETERRTGKVKTYTDEMWESVDVSKPSLTMELGREMWEEPADEGGGVWPPRKWSELKKLPQDPEKLVLAIISLGSRAADRPISDLDEHERFEAYWLLGELLKNPVLPQGLRPAAYEALALVPGVRTIPGVKDSAGRTGVGIAHTGRGSYKSKYLIFDPVSYEFLGFRDERTSTSGKKYVQLSHVVDWGVVDRVKQRP; encoded by the coding sequence ATGAATGACGAACTCGAACTCTTGAGGGAGTGGGACGCGGACGCGGCCCCGCTCACCGGTCCGGCCCGCGACCGGGCCCGGCACCAGCTGCTCAACGCGATCGCCCACGCGGACCGGCGCACCGGCAGGGGCACCGGTCCCGGTCGCCGCCACGTACTGCGCCTCGCGGCGGCCGCGGTGGTCGCCACGGCCGTTACGGGGACGGCGGTGCTGATCGGCACGAGCGGCTCCGGCGAGGGCGGCACACCGGGCACGGGCAGTCCGCGGGTGGAGAACGCCGCCGCGACGGTGCTGAACGGGGCGGCTGCGTGGGAGCGCGAGCAGGAGAAGCAGCCGGCGGCGCCGCGCGACGACCAGTTCATCTACTCGAAACGGATCATCAAGGAGACGGAGCGGAGAACCGGCAAGGTCAAGACCTACACCGACGAGATGTGGGAGTCGGTCGATGTCTCCAAGCCCTCCTTGACCATGGAACTGGGCCGCGAGATGTGGGAGGAGCCCGCGGACGAGGGCGGCGGGGTGTGGCCACCCCGGAAGTGGAGCGAGCTGAAGAAACTGCCCCAGGACCCGGAGAAGCTCGTCCTGGCCATCATCTCCCTCGGCTCCCGCGCCGCCGACCGGCCGATCAGCGATCTCGACGAGCACGAGCGGTTCGAGGCCTACTGGCTGCTCGGCGAGCTCCTGAAGAACCCGGTGCTGCCCCAGGGACTGCGCCCCGCGGCGTACGAGGCGCTGGCCCTCGTGCCCGGTGTCAGGACGATCCCGGGAGTGAAGGACTCCGCCGGGCGGACCGGGGTGGGGATCGCCCATACCGGACGCGGGTCCTACAAGAGCAAGTACCTGATCTTCGACCCGGTGTCGTACGAGTTCCTGGGATTCCGCGACGAGCGGACCTCGACTTCCGGGAAGAAGTACGTCCAGCTCTCGCACGTAGTGGACTGGGGGGTCGTCGACCGGGTGAAGCAGCGCCCGTAG
- a CDS encoding RNA polymerase sigma factor, whose amino-acid sequence MTVGPGVGVGTARADAESDASVIARSRDEPEVFAALFDRHADAVHRYVARRLGGEVADDLVAETFTTAFQQRHRYDPARAAGADARPWLFGIATNLVSRHRRAEARRFKAMARVPAPADHDEPLADRAADRVVARAVGRELAAALAALPAQHRDVLLLVAWGDLGYGETAQALGVPVGTVRSRLHRARGKLREALGGANPTALREVSDHE is encoded by the coding sequence ATGACCGTCGGACCAGGCGTCGGCGTCGGCACCGCGCGTGCCGATGCGGAGAGCGACGCCTCAGTGATCGCGCGGTCCCGGGACGAGCCCGAGGTGTTCGCCGCGCTCTTCGACCGGCACGCCGACGCCGTGCACCGCTATGTGGCCCGCCGCCTCGGCGGCGAGGTCGCAGACGACCTCGTGGCGGAGACCTTCACCACCGCATTCCAGCAGCGGCACCGCTACGACCCGGCCCGCGCCGCGGGCGCGGACGCCCGGCCGTGGCTGTTCGGCATAGCCACCAACCTGGTCAGTCGGCACCGGCGGGCCGAGGCCCGCCGGTTCAAGGCCATGGCCCGGGTCCCGGCCCCCGCCGACCACGACGAGCCGCTGGCCGACCGGGCCGCGGACCGGGTGGTGGCCCGGGCCGTAGGCCGCGAGCTGGCGGCGGCGCTGGCCGCGCTGCCCGCTCAGCACCGGGACGTGCTGCTGCTGGTGGCCTGGGGGGATCTCGGCTACGGGGAGACGGCCCAGGCCCTCGGTGTTCCCGTGGGCACGGTCAGATCACGGCTGCACCGGGCTCGCGGCAAGCTGCGCGAAGCATTGGGCGGAGCCAATCCGACGGCACTGCGAGAGGTGTCCGACCATGAATGA